CAGGGCGAAGCCCGCGCCCACGTTCACCCCCAGGGCGCCGATGAACTCCAGGGCCGCCTCCCGGGACAGCCGCCGGCCCGCCAGGTAGGCGATGCCGGTGACCATGAGCACCTGCATGCCGGTGAGGATCGGCATGTCCGCGAGCGGGATCGGCGTCGCGGCCACCGCCGCGGCCGCGGAGGCGGTGGACTGGATGAGGGCGCCGGCGATCTTGGTCTGGGCCGCCTTGACGCCGGCCACCCGGCCCATGGTGAGCTGCGCCTCGCCGGGCAGCGTCTCCACCAGGTAGGAGACCAGCTCATCGATCCCCCACCGGCGGTCCACCACCCGCACGCCGTCCCGGTAGCGCATGTAGGCGGAGGTGGCGAAGACCCGGACCGGCCGGTCCAGCAGCCGCTCCATCCGCTCCGCCAGCTTCTCCAGGGCCAGCCGGATGTTGGCCCGCTTCTCCGGGTCGTCGTAGGGCGGCTCGGCCACGTCGGCCGGGGCAAGCTGGTCCACCTGGGTGAGCACGCCGATCACCGGCGGCTCAAACCCGTGCCGCCGGGAGATGGCCCCGCGCAGCGCCGCGACCTGCTCCAAGTCGTTCTGGATCCACGCGTCCACGTCGACGGCCTTGACCAGGAAGAGGATCGCATCGGGGCAGCGGTCCCGCACCGCCTTCAGGTTCTCGGCCACCGCGTCCTCCTCCGTCGCCCCCGCAGGCCGCTCCCCCTCGCCCAGGCCGCGGGTGTCCAGCACCTCCAGCGACCCGTTGGGCCCCTCGTACTGGTACCAGGTGCCCGCGGCCGTGGTGGAGAGCACCGCACCGGTCTCGGCCAGGGGCGCGCCGAAGATGGCGTTGACCAGGCTGGACTTGCCCGACCCCCGCCTGCCCACCAGGGCGATCCGGGGGGCCCTGGCGTTGACGATGTACTGCTCGATGACCGCCAGCTCCGCCTCCAGGCTGCTCAGCACCGGGCGCGGCGCGTGGCTACGGATGAACTCCAGCACCTCTTTCAGTCGTTCGCGGTCGATCTGGTCCATCGGGGGCCTCCTCCGCGTCAGGATCTGTGTCGTCCCCGAAATTTCTTGGTGAGAACCGATGATCCCTGCCCGGAGACGGAACGCCCGGCCCGCGGCGGTGCGCGGACCGGGCCGTCTGCCGGACTTCGTCCCTACTCGGCGTACCCCAGGATCCGGTCGATCTCCTTCAGGTCCTCCTCCGACAGCTTGACGCCGGAGGCCTTGACGTTCTCGACCACCTGCTCGGGCCGGGTGGCGCCGATGATCGCCGAGGTCACCTCGGGCCGGCGCAGGACCCAGGCCAGGGCCAGCTGGGCCATCGTCAGCCCGTTGCGCTCGGCGATGGGCTGCAGCTGCTGGATGCGGCGCAGCATCTCCTCGTCGGAGAGGTAGCGCTGCACGAACTTGCCGTACTTGGGGTCGGCGCCGCGGGAACCCTCGGGGATGGGCATCCCGGGCTTGTACTTGCCGGTGAGGACCCCCTGGGCCAGCGGCGAGTAGACCACCTGCCCGATGCCCTCCCGGGCGCAGATCGGCATGACCTCCTGCTCGATGCCCCGGTCGATCATGTTGTACACCGGCTGGCTGACGACCGGCCGGCGCAGGTTCCGCTTGTCCACGATGGCCGCGGCCCGCTCGATCTGGGCCGGCGTCCACTGGGAGAAGCCCCAGTACAGGATCTTGCCCTGGGCCACCAGGTCGTCGAAGGCCCGCAGGGTCTCCTCCAGATCCGTCTCGGGATCGAACCGGTGGGCGTAGTAGATGTCGATGTAATCCAGCTTCATCGCCTTCAGGCTCATCTCGACCCGTTCGATGAGGTGCTTGCGCGAGAGCCCCTGGTCGTAGGTGGACGGGCCGACCTTCCAGAACACCTTCGAGGTCACGGTGTAGGTGTGCCGCGGAAACTCCCGGAGGGCCTCACCCACCACCTCCTCCGCCTGGTGCGGCTGGGCGCCGTACACCACGGCGCAGTCGAAGTGGTTGATGCCGTGCTCGTAGGCGGTCCGGATGCAGGCCTTGGCAGCCTCCGCCTCCACCCGGGAGCCGTAGGTCAGCCAGCTGCCCAGGGAGATCTCGCTCAGCTTCAGGCCACTCGATCCCAGTCGCCGGTACTCCATCCTTCGCACCACACCTTTCCGTGGGACTTCATGACAGGACCATGGACAAGTATACCACAAAGCCGCGCCTGCCGATCGCCGGCGTCACGGGGCAATTGGCGCGACGCGGCTTGACGATTTTCTGTCAATACCAATATCGTTTAGAGTGGTGAACACTTCGCGGCGCACGGGGGACCGCGCATCGGGGAGGGTGGGTGATCCATGAACAAGAGCAACCCGTGGCATATCGGTCGGCGCATCGCCGCCCTGCGGGCCGCGCACGGCGATTCCCTGCGGCAGGCAGCGGCGCGGACGGGCGTAAGCCACACGACCATCGGCCGGCTGGAGGCCGGGCAGGCCAGCGCCAGCCTCAACTCGACCCTGCGCAAGATCGCGGAGGGGTACGGCGTCACGGTGGAGTACCTGCTCACGGGCCGCGACCCGCAACGGGATTTCGAGGGGGCCCTGCGCAGGCTCCCGCCGGAGGACCGCGCCCGGCTCTACTTTGCCTCACCCCTTACCCGGCTCCGGCTCGTCCTCCGGTTCCTCATGTCCGAGTACCCCGCGGAGTTCCCCGAGGAGACCCTGGCCGAGCGGCTCTGCCTGTCCGTCGAGGAGCTGCGGCGGCTGGCGGGAACGGGCGAGCTGACGCTGTCCGACGATCATGTAGCCGCCATGGCCGAGCGGCTGGAGCAGCTCACGGCCATTCCGGTGCACTGGTTCATGGCGGGTTTCAACGGCGAGCTGTCACCCTGCATCCCCCCGGAGCGGCTGGCCGCCTACGCCCGCATCGTGGAAAAAGCCGCCGTCGCCGGCATCCGGCCCGACGTCCTGGACATGGCCATCGACCTCCTGATCCTGCAGCACAACGAGCTGGCGGCGGACCACCAGGCCGCCGCCAGGCGCAACGGGTGATTCCCACGCGAGATGCGCCGCCCCCGGCGGCGCATCAGCGCGTCAGGACGGCGGCAAACCGTTCGCGGGCCTCGGCAAAGACCGGCCGTTCCACGTCCATCCCCCTGCGGGGCGCATCGGCGGGTTCCCGGGCCTTCTGCTCCGCAAGGGCCGCCAGCAGCCGCTGCCCGCTCTCGGCCAGCAGGGCCGCCGCCCCCCGATCGCCGGACGCCTGCGCCCGGTCCAGGTACCGGAGGTGGGCCGCGACCGCCTCGGCGTAGGCCTCCGTCTCCCACGGCCACAGTCGCACGTAATCGGTCCACGCGGCGGCGGCCTCCAGCCACCGCCCCTGCCGGCCCAGCTCCGTCGCGGCCATCTGCGCGTACCAGGGTTCGTACGGCCCCAGCTGTCGCGCCCGGGCCAGCGCGGCCAGCGCCTCCTCCCCCCGGCCCAGCTGCGCGAGTGCGGCGCCGCGGTAGGCTTGCGTCAGGTCGTTCCACGGCGTCAGCGCCGCGGCGGCCCCCGCGTGGCGCAGAGCCGCCTCCGGCGCGCCGCGGCCCAGGCTCCGGGCCGCCAGCTCGGTCAGGCCGTCGCCGGCCCCGAGCAGGACCGCCCCGGCCAGGGCGACGCCGGCCAGGAGCGCCGTCAGGGCCCGTGGCCAGGGAAGTGCCCGGCCGGCCGACCGCGGGCCCGCCTCCGCCGCAGGTCCGCCAACGAGGCCGAACCCGAACCAGAGCGGAAACGCGAAGAGCGCGTAGCTCAGCTCCCAGTCCACCAGCGCGTGCAGCAGCAGGGCGCCGAGCCCCCCCAACGCGACGGTGCGGGACCAGCCCCACCCCCTGGCACGCCGCAGCCGCAGGAGGAAGCCCGCCGCGAGCAGCGCAAACCCGGCCGCGCCCGCCCAGCCGAAGGCCAGGGCGATGTCCAGGGGCGCCGAGTGGACCTCCGCCGAGTAGTAGCCGTAGCTGGCCGCCTGCAGGTGCAGGGCCGTCCAGGCCCGGTAGCCCGCTCCCAGGGGCAGGTCCGCCGCCAGGGCGAGGCCGTCCCGGAGGAAGGCCAGCCGCTCCGCGGATGAGGTGTCGGTCAGGGGGAGGGTCGCGGCGCGGCCCAGGAACCAGCCCCATCCCGGGGCGGTGAGCAACGCCAGCCCGGTCGCGGCGGCGAATGCGGCGCGCACCGCGCGCACATGTTGGAACTGTTCGGTGAAAACCAGCGTCAATAGGGCGAGCGCCACGATCGGCCACAGGCGGGGCGCGTCGTGCTGCTGCACCGCGGGTGCCGCCCAGACTGCGGCGGCCAGGGCAGCGGCGAGCGCCCGGCCTGTCCGGGGCAGGCAGGCGCGCACGAGGGCCGGCGCCGCCCAGCAGAGGAACCCGGCCAGCAGCAGCCCGACCAGCCACACGCCCCGGGATCCGGACAGCAGAAACCCGAGGGCGCCGCCCATGGCCAGCGGCGCGGCCCAGATGCGCCCGGCGGCCAGGTCCGGCAGCGACCCCGCCAGCCCCAGGAGCCCGATCATGCCCACGGCGATGGGATAGCCCAGGAAAGAAGCCAGCCGGCCCGAATGGTGCGGCGGGGTGAAGGAGATGAACAGGAGCCCGCCGAAAGCCATGAGGGCGCCTGTCACGGCCCAGAAGCGGGCCAGGGCGCCCGCGGCCTGCTCCGGCCGGTGTGCGCCCCATGCCCGGCCGGCGATCAGCGCGAGGATCCATCCGGCGACCAGGACGGGCCCGTGTGCGGCGGCCCCGGCGGCCGCGGGGCGCGCGAGCGAGGCTGCGGTCCCGGACACCATCAGCAGCAGGGCGGCGCCCTCCGCGCGGCCGAGTTGGATGGACGGCGCGGCAAGGGACAGCAGAGCAGACAAGGCGACGGCGACCATCTGCTGCCCGGGCGCGTAGAAGCCGTCCCAGAACGCGCCGATCCCCGTCCCGATGATCACGGTCCAGGTAAGAACATCCTTTGTCCTCATACGGTCTTCATTCGCCGCGGCGGGACCCAACGCCTACGGCTTCTGTGAAACGGAGGGAGCGGCTTGTACCAGCACATCCACTACCCCGATGCGCCCGCGCCCCGGAGCCTGCCCCGGTGGACGGTCTGGGCCTTCGCTCCGGTCGCCCTGGCGCTCGGGCTGATCGTCGGGGTCGCTGCCTCCGCCTACGGCCCCTGGTCGGCCCCCGCCGGAGAACCCGCCGTTCAGGCGCCGCCCGAACAGGAGACGCCGGCGCCTGCGGACAGCACGGCGCTCCCGCTGCCGGCCACCGGGAACGTTCCGACCCAGACCCCGGGTCCGGAGGCACCGTCCGCGGTGGGGACGGCTCCGCTGCTGCCCCCCGCGGTGGACGACTCCACCTACGTCACGCCGGTGCCGGTGACGGCTGGCCCCTCGCTGGCGGAGGTCAGGACCCTGGTCGACGCCCGCACGGTGCTGGCCAGCGAGTTCGGCACCTTTACGGCCGGCGGCCGCCAGTGGTTCCAGGTGGACTACCAGATGGCCCGGGACATCAACTACGACACGATGCTGGTGGGCATCGTCAAGATTGCCGACTACAACAACTGGCTCACCGCGGTGCGGGATTACCGGGACGAGCTGACCCGCTGGCTCACGGCGGCGGCCCGGCGCGTGCGCGACGCCGCGCAGAACGAGGGATTCAAGCTGAGCTGGGCCCTGTTCGAGGTCGTCCCGGAGCCGCCGTACGGCTTCCTGGCCAGCGAGGTGACGCAGATGCCCCGGGGCCAGGGTTACCTGGTCACCCGGCCGCTGGCGGCGGTCTCGGACTTCTCCGGGCCCACCGTCACCCTCGCGGCGGTCGCGGGCACGGGCGGCGGCCCGGTGACCGACCCGAGCCCCGCCTCGGTGTACGCCCCCGTCCTGCGCTTTGACCCCACCGACCTGTACCGGCCGCCGACCGCGCCGTGAGCCGCGGCGCGGGCACCGGTCGCACAGACAGCCACGGACCGCCGTCTTCGGACGTCTAAACTGCGACAGCCTCTTTCGGCTGCCGGCCGGGCCGTTGCGGCGCGCTCCCGCTGCGCCCTGCCGGCAATCTCGCGGCGAGGTGAGAGTAACGGTCATGACCGGGAACCGGAAAGACGCACAGCCGTCCGCGAGGGAGCGGGCGCGCCGCTACCGCGTGCGGCGGGTGCGGCGGCGCATCGAGCCCGGCGAGGAGCGGGACGTTCGGGGTCCGGCGGAGGCGGCCGACGACGCCGATCCCGGCACGCCGGAGCAGGACCGGGCGCTGCAGTCGGGCTGCATGTCCATGGTGCGGGTGGTCGGCCTCTTCTTCGTGGTGATGATCCTGTCCATCATCGCCACCTGGTTCTTCCGCTGACGGGCGGGGCCGTGCACGGACCCCCGCACCGCCGCCCATCGCGGGGCGGGGTTGGAGCCCTGGCCCGCACTGACGCAAACAGCGGGCGGCTCCTCCCGGGTTGGGAAGGAGCCGCCCGCCGTACGCGTTCGGCTACTTGCTGGCCGGCATGACCTCGTGGTCCACGTGCCGGGCGCCCTTAACGGCGCTGATCAGGTTGATGGCCACCCGCGCCCCGTCGCCGGCGGTGATGATGGTGTGCACGCTGGTGCCGGCGCACGTCCCCGCGGCCCACAGGCCCTCGACCCGGGTCCGGCCCTCCCGGTCCACGGCAACGACCTCCTTGATCCGGGGTTCGGGCCCCTCGACGATCTCCGCGCCGGCCTGGCGGGCCAGCTCGCAGTTGGCGCCCAGGCAGAGGATGACCTGGCGGGCCTCGTAGGCCTCGCCGCCCTCCGTCTCCAGGCGGAACCCCTCACCCTCGCGGCGCACCGCCGTCACCTTGGCCTTCACCAGGTTGGCCCCGGCGGTCTGCGCCTGCTTCTTGCCCAGGTCCACCAGGTCGTTGCCGGTCACCCCGTCGGGGAAGCCGAGATGGTTCGGAATCCAGGCACGGCGGGTCATGGACTGGTCGGCGTCCAGCAGCAGCGTCTTCAGCCCGGCCCGGGCGGTGAACGTTGCGGCACTCGCACCGGCGGGCCCGGCGCCCACGATCGCGACGTCGTACATTCCTGCTTCCTCCTTTACATTCTTATTCCGTTAGTTAGACGACGTTTCCTCCCCGAAGGGAGCGGTGTAACCGACCGTAGGTTCGGGCACCCCCGGGGCAAGGCTGGCAGGGCCGTTCCCCCGGCCGCGGCTCGGGGCGGCCGCGGCTGGGGTTGGCCGTATCCAGCCGCTGCTGGAGGTGGCCCTGGATAGGGATCAGCGTCCGCCGCGCGGCAGCCGCTTCTCCATCTGGTGCCGGGTGATCTCGTAGCCCAGCGACTCGTAGAGCCCCAGCGCCACCTGGTTGGCGGCGGTCACCATGAGCATCACGGAGTGGCACCCGCTGGACCGCAGGTACTCCTCACCGGCCTCCATGAGCCGCCGGCCGACGCCCCGGCCCCGCATGCGCGGGTGCACGTAGATGGCGCTCACCTCGCCCCGCCGCCGGTGGCGGTAGTCCTGCTCGACCACGAGCCAGATAAAGCCGCACAGGCCGAGGGGGTCCTCGGCCACCAGCACCATCTGCGACGGGTCGCGGGCCGCGGCCCGCAGCTGGTTCCGCCTGCGGGCCATGAAGTCCACGTCCACGACAAACCCGGGGAAGTTCGACTCGTACAGTTCGGGCATGAAGGAGAGGATCTCTGCGGTGTCGGTGACGTAGTCGAAGGGGCGGATGCGGACCTCGG
The nucleotide sequence above comes from Symbiobacterium thermophilum IAM 14863. Encoded proteins:
- a CDS encoding GTPase family protein; this encodes MDQIDRERLKEVLEFIRSHAPRPVLSSLEAELAVIEQYIVNARAPRIALVGRRGSGKSSLVNAIFGAPLAETGAVLSTTAAGTWYQYEGPNGSLEVLDTRGLGEGERPAGATEEDAVAENLKAVRDRCPDAILFLVKAVDVDAWIQNDLEQVAALRGAISRRHGFEPPVIGVLTQVDQLAPADVAEPPYDDPEKRANIRLALEKLAERMERLLDRPVRVFATSAYMRYRDGVRVVDRRWGIDELVSYLVETLPGEAQLTMGRVAGVKAAQTKIAGALIQSTASAAAAVAATPIPLADMPILTGMQVLMVTGIAYLAGRRLSREAALEFIGALGVNVGAGFALRELARGLSKWLLPGGGSLVSAGVAYWGTYGLGQAAVAYYIENQPIEAARKLLEQSRDRIVKKP
- a CDS encoding aldo/keto reductase family protein codes for the protein MEYRRLGSSGLKLSEISLGSWLTYGSRVEAEAAKACIRTAYEHGINHFDCAVVYGAQPHQAEEVVGEALREFPRHTYTVTSKVFWKVGPSTYDQGLSRKHLIERVEMSLKAMKLDYIDIYYAHRFDPETDLEETLRAFDDLVAQGKILYWGFSQWTPAQIERAAAIVDKRNLRRPVVSQPVYNMIDRGIEQEVMPICAREGIGQVVYSPLAQGVLTGKYKPGMPIPEGSRGADPKYGKFVQRYLSDEEMLRRIQQLQPIAERNGLTMAQLALAWVLRRPEVTSAIIGATRPEQVVENVKASGVKLSEEDLKEIDRILGYAE
- a CDS encoding helix-turn-helix domain-containing protein; translation: MNKSNPWHIGRRIAALRAAHGDSLRQAAARTGVSHTTIGRLEAGQASASLNSTLRKIAEGYGVTVEYLLTGRDPQRDFEGALRRLPPEDRARLYFASPLTRLRLVLRFLMSEYPAEFPEETLAERLCLSVEELRRLAGTGELTLSDDHVAAMAERLEQLTAIPVHWFMAGFNGELSPCIPPERLAAYARIVEKAAVAGIRPDVLDMAIDLLILQHNELAADHQAAARRNG
- a CDS encoding O-antigen ligase family protein is translated as MIIGTGIGAFWDGFYAPGQQMVAVALSALLSLAAPSIQLGRAEGAALLLMVSGTAASLARPAAAGAAAHGPVLVAGWILALIAGRAWGAHRPEQAAGALARFWAVTGALMAFGGLLFISFTPPHHSGRLASFLGYPIAVGMIGLLGLAGSLPDLAAGRIWAAPLAMGGALGFLLSGSRGVWLVGLLLAGFLCWAAPALVRACLPRTGRALAAALAAAVWAAPAVQQHDAPRLWPIVALALLTLVFTEQFQHVRAVRAAFAAATGLALLTAPGWGWFLGRAATLPLTDTSSAERLAFLRDGLALAADLPLGAGYRAWTALHLQAASYGYYSAEVHSAPLDIALAFGWAGAAGFALLAAGFLLRLRRARGWGWSRTVALGGLGALLLHALVDWELSYALFAFPLWFGFGLVGGPAAEAGPRSAGRALPWPRALTALLAGVALAGAVLLGAGDGLTELAARSLGRGAPEAALRHAGAAAALTPWNDLTQAYRGAALAQLGRGEEALAALARARQLGPYEPWYAQMAATELGRQGRWLEAAAAWTDYVRLWPWETEAYAEAVAAHLRYLDRAQASGDRGAAALLAESGQRLLAALAEQKAREPADAPRRGMDVERPVFAEARERFAAVLTR
- a CDS encoding FAD-dependent oxidoreductase, whose product is MYDVAIVGAGPAGASAATFTARAGLKTLLLDADQSMTRRAWIPNHLGFPDGVTGNDLVDLGKKQAQTAGANLVKAKVTAVRREGEGFRLETEGGEAYEARQVILCLGANCELARQAGAEIVEGPEPRIKEVVAVDREGRTRVEGLWAAGTCAGTSVHTIITAGDGARVAINLISAVKGARHVDHEVMPASK
- a CDS encoding GNAT family N-acetyltransferase, with the translated sequence MAEVRIRPFDYVTDTAEILSFMPELYESNFPGFVVDVDFMARRRNQLRAAARDPSQMVLVAEDPLGLCGFIWLVVEQDYRHRRRGEVSAIYVHPRMRGRGVGRRLMEAGEEYLRSSGCHSVMLMVTAANQVALGLYESLGYEITRHQMEKRLPRGGR